The window CGAAGGCAGCGATGGAGGCGCACGGAATCAAGGGCCGCCTGAAGTTCCTGGGCGAGCCTGCCGAGAAGGTCTGCGGTTCGAAGCCCGTGCATGCCGCCAGGGGCTATTACGACGACATGGATGCGGCGATCTCGTTCCACCCGTCGTTCGGCGGCTTGAGGACGAACACGACCGTCTGGGACACCCACTGTGGCAGCTACTGGAGTTGCATCTACAACTTCATCTGCGACGAACCGGAGACGTGGCGCAGTCCTTCCGCGCCTGGCCCGCAGACCGAACACACGATTGCACGCGCGCCGGGCGCCAACGACGCGCTCTGCCTGATGTACACGACCACGAAGTACACCAAGGAATCGATGCTGCCGCACATCGGCACCTGGACGCTGAACGAGGCGCTGCTGGCCACGGGCGATGCGACCAGCGACAACCTCGCGCCCCGTTTCAGCCAAATCCAGTACTCCTGGCGCTCCCCGGTCCTGGAAATGCAGCAGCGCATCGGGGAGGTGCTCGACAACAACGCCGAGCAGGTCGCCAAGATCACTCATTGCCGTGTCGAGAAGCGCTGGGTCACCAAAACCCGTGTCGGCCTTCCGAACCACGCCATTGCCGAGTTGACCTACAGCAACCTGGAGCTTGTCGGCGGGCCACAATGGGGCGACGACGCGGTCTCGTTCTGCCGCGAGCTCCAGACGAACCTCGGGCTCGAAGCCATGGATCAGCCGATCCTGGATGCCATGATCGACCTCTGTCCGCCGGAAGAGAGTGAAGCGCAGCTGCGCGCCATGCTGCCGCCCTGGCAACGCAACTATACGTCGGACGATTATGTCGACTGGACCTGGCACACACCGACGGTGCGTCTGATCGTCGGGCGTTGCACGCTGAAGGGACCCGAGGGCTACAGTTATCCCGGGTGGTCGTGGAACGCCTTGGGTGGCTATTCGCCGACGATCGACCCCACCATCATTTGTGCGGCCAAGACGATCGGAGCCACGGCGATCGATCTCCTGACGCGCCCCGAGGAGCTTCAAAAGGCGCGCGACGAATTCAATGACAGGACCGGCGGCGGTCTTGGCGGGTCCTCATGGGTGCCGCCGCTGCTGCCCGCCGATTTCGATCCCCCGACGGGCTTCCATTGGCCCGAATACGTCACCACGCTGCGCGGAGAGGCGTGGTACGTGCCAGATACGGCCCAGGAACCGTGATCAGGTTACAGACAAGGCAGTATTCTCGAATCCGCTGTTTGCAGATCGGATCGAATTCGGTCTAATGGCTTCAGGCGGTGGGGCATGCCGCAAGAAACGCTCAAACATTCGCGGGAGGCGGGACGAAATGTTC is drawn from Rhodospirillales bacterium and contains these coding sequences:
- a CDS encoding amidohydrolase, which codes for MTIAPEKQTALDWVDANRQQLSDWHSTIWDFHEPAWREYKSADWYVDRLRKEGFEVEEGSGGMATAFCAEWSNGDGPTIGSYAEYDAVPGNNQDRVPYRKLRKGIHHAAAGHTDPHSALGMAALGGILAAKAAMEAHGIKGRLKFLGEPAEKVCGSKPVHAARGYYDDMDAAISFHPSFGGLRTNTTVWDTHCGSYWSCIYNFICDEPETWRSPSAPGPQTEHTIARAPGANDALCLMYTTTKYTKESMLPHIGTWTLNEALLATGDATSDNLAPRFSQIQYSWRSPVLEMQQRIGEVLDNNAEQVAKITHCRVEKRWVTKTRVGLPNHAIAELTYSNLELVGGPQWGDDAVSFCRELQTNLGLEAMDQPILDAMIDLCPPEESEAQLRAMLPPWQRNYTSDDYVDWTWHTPTVRLIVGRCTLKGPEGYSYPGWSWNALGGYSPTIDPTIICAAKTIGATAIDLLTRPEELQKARDEFNDRTGGGLGGSSWVPPLLPADFDPPTGFHWPEYVTTLRGEAWYVPDTAQEP